The following proteins are encoded in a genomic region of Sparus aurata chromosome 11, fSpaAur1.1, whole genome shotgun sequence:
- the mmachc gene encoding cyanocobalamin reductase / alkylcobalamin dealkylase, which produces MAASTVNVENVTGLLEEHFSKLGFEVYPLKVGWYNSLLPANFHLAYPDDTLAVVVLSTPSMFEQAFLPFMEEKGCQVQSDPIDQCVKHCVSSAVSQCFPGQPVDVRYDYELLPSRKPKFLAQTAAHVSGAAFYYQQSDVTDQPWEKKKMFGVCVHPRFGGWFAIRALLVFGGVMVGSETMQPDPPDCVPSREGRIQLLEAFNFRWQDWGYRDIIPPVQTYSQKQKDYFGTPPAQRFALLKSWGFLPEENNQPDPTPDTQSQMSGHG; this is translated from the exons ATGGCGGCTTCCACTGTCAATGTGGAAAACGTAACAGGACTCTTGGAGGAGCATTTTTCAAAACTTGGTTTTGAAGTCTACCCTTTAAAG GTTGGATGGTATAACTCTTTGCTGCCTGCAAACTTTCACCTGGCCTACCCAGATGACACCCTGGCTGTGGTGGTGCTCAGCACTCCCTCCATGTTTGAACAAGCTTTCCTGCCCTTCATGGAGGAGAAGGGCTGCCAGGTGCAGTCTGACCCCATAGACCAGTGTGTCAAACACTGTGTGTCCTCTGCTGTCTCCCAG TGTTTTCCAGGGCAGCCGGTGGATGTAAGGTACGACTACGAGCTGCTTCCCAGCAGAAAGCCGAAGTTCCTGGCGCAGACTGCGGCTCATGTGTCTGGAGCAGCTTTCTACTACCAACAGTCTGATGTCACAGACCAACCCTGGGAGAAAAAA AAGatgtttggagtgtgtgtgcatccgAGGTTCGGGGGCTGGTTTGCCATCCGAGCCCTGCTGGTGTTTGGAGGTGTGATGGTGGGCTCTGAGACGATGCAGCCTGACCCTCCTGACTGTGTGCCCTCCAGAGAGGGCAGGATACAGCTGCTGGAGGCTTTCAACTTCCGCTGGCAG GACTGGGGCTACAGAGACATCATCCCACCTGTCCAGACCTACTCTCAGAAACAGAAGGACTACTTTGGCACTCCTCCGGCTCAGCGGTTTGCTCTGCTGAAGAGTTGGGGCTTCCTGCCAGAGGAAAACAATCAACCTGATCCGACCCCGGACACACAGAGCCAGATGAGCGGGCACGGCTGA